ttccataatttatttgccaaaaacttttccagatatatataaacaattcCATGCCAAGCTGCTTTGatatttctaaatatttcCAGGATTCCTCCAGTTAACACCTTCACCACTTCGTTGTTCTTCGAAGAATCTTCGTATCTTCTTAGATTCGCTGAATTGAACTGCCTCCAATTTGGGTTAAACTGCAGGACAATTGTATGCTCCAAGTGCCACATCCATATCACAGTACCTCAGCAAGGACATGGCACGTAAGCACAGACACCGATCGACTACCCGTTCCATTTAGAAGCCACCTATGGAAGAGAACCATGAGTCATGGGGTCTTCAACTGGCTTCCCAGACAAATTCGGAACAACTTACATGGATAAGTTACGGGTGTGTTGTAGTAGTTCCACACACGGGGATCGGGAATGCCGCCCTCGGGCAACGGAGGGCAGCACATGCCTGGCGCAGGGGAGCACGGAATGGGAGAAGGAGCACCGCAGGGCGGACTGTGCGGGCCACAGCAGGGCACGTTATTACAGGGGTAACAGCAGGCAGGACCACAGCAAGGTTGGCAGCAAggcattttgaaattttattttgaatttagaAATTTAGAATTTAGAATTTAGACAGCCGAAACGATTGGTCCGAGAGTTGGGAATAGAATGAGGATAGCTCGTAACGTTCGTGCCTTGTTCAGATGAAACCTCAGATTCGGTTTGATCCGAAATTCATGGCCAACTGTATGCATTTTATCGGATCACtagatttgaaaataaaaagaggagATAATTTTTTCAGTTTCGATTAGCGTCATGATACTTACATGAAAAGATGGAAAGttttgtgaaaattttcaatgTTTCTTTAtcaattttctttatattttcgtCCAGATTGAATGCAATTTAAGGCCTAGTTTATGTATAGTattcttttatgtttttgactttttggctTTGACTTTCGTCAccttattttaatttggccAGCGAGGCTCCCTCTTTGTCCTTTTATTCCAGGGATATAGCTTTAGTACCGataatttttatccgattggTGAGTGGTATACCTTCCTAATATTTGATCTTCGAGAAGAATACGTGTACGCCATAAACTCAATGAAACCTTAAAATGATATTTTAAGGGAGATTGAAGCCAAGGATTTCCCCAATTAATGGTAATCCTTTTATAAATCTGATacaaaataactaaaatatgGCCTTTAAAGTATCTCAAATGTAAGTAGTTGGCCAACATGTCCTAAGCCTCGTCAACATGGCTTTCCGTCCCTTATTTGGTAGGCCTTGGGATCACATTCAAAACGAATCTGACGTTTTAACCTAACGAGGCCCGAGCCGGACGAGCTATCCTCATTCTATTCCCAACTCTCGGACCAATCGTTTCGGCTCTCTAAATTctaaatttcaaaattcaaaataaaatttcaaaatgccTTGCTGCCAACCTTGCTGTGGTCCTGCCTGCTGTTACCCCTGTAATAACGTGCCCTGCTGTGGCCCGCACAGTCCGCCCTGCGGTGCTCCTTCTCCCATTCCGTGCTCCCCTGCGCCAGGCATGTGCTGCCCTCCGTTGCCCGAGGGCGGCATTCCCGATCCCCGTGTGTGGAACTACTACAACACACCCGTAACTTATCCATGTAAGTTGTTCCGAATTTGTCTGGGAAGCCAGTTGAAGACCCCATGACTCATGGTTCTCTTCCATAGGTGGCTTCTAAATGGAACGGGTAGTCGATCGGTGTCTGTGCTTACGTGCCATGTCCTTGCTGAGGTACTGTGATATGGATGTGGCACTTGGAGCATACAATTGTCCTGCAGTTTAACCCAAATTGGAGGCAGTTCAATTCAGCGAATCTAAGAAGATACGAAGATTCTTCGAAGAACAACGAAGTGGTGAAGGTGTTAACTGGAGGAATCCTGgaaatatttagaaatatCAAAGCAGCTTGGCATGgaattgtttatatatatctggaaaagtttttggcaaataaattatggaaaacttctttaaaatttttgtgttttcttaaattatttttaagtctaaaaaaatatattaattttatacaAGAAAAAGGTAGATTCTTGAATGGATTGTTTGATTAAATGTTTGATTAATAAAACCACCCTTccaatgaattttattttcggaAATGAAGAAAATATCCCCAAAACCAATTTCACATCAAGATCCCGTCTAAAGTTAATATTTATAagcagtggcggatttaaggaaaaaggcccCGTGGgtaaaattttttcagggtacattgaagggtattttgaagggtacagcccagaaaatttgacaacaaatcttaaaaatattttgtttccagattttgatgcagatttatggagaatcgatccacaaatcgtttaaggtattcctttcaagaatcggatgaatatttcctaagatatggcctttgcagtgggtcatatggggctccccatgcatttagcacattttgaaggggacagcccagaaaatttgacaaataatcttaaaaatattttgtttccagattttgatgcagatttatggagaatcgatccacaaatcgtttaaggtattccgttcaagaatcggacgaatatttcctaagatatggcctttgcagtgggtcatatggggctccccatgcattttgcacattttgaaggggacagcccagaaaatttggcaaaaaatcttaaaaaaatgttgttcccagattttgatgcagatttgtggaaaagaaatcgaaggtgtaactttcagcacgaggggccctgaaagcctttcgtcgggggggcccagtgggcaagcgcgcctttgcccacctgttaaatccgccactgttTATAAGATACTTCATCGGTTGCCATTTGGGGTCTCATTGGTGGGCTGTCACAGGTTATCGCTATTAACTTACGGTAGTTatttccttattttattaatttgaattttataatCTAGTGACTGAATATAAAATTCATACAGTTGGCCTTGAGATTTCAATCAAACGGAATCTGACGTTTAACTTAACGAGGCCCGAGTCGGACGAGCTATCCTCATTCTATTCCCAGCTCTCGGACCAATCGTTTCGGCTCTCCAAATTCTAAATTCCAAATTCTAAATTtctaaattcaaaaataaaatttcaagatgCCTTGCCAACCTTGCTGTGCTCCTGCCTGCTGCGGAACCTGTAATAACGTGCCCTGCTGTGGCCTGCACAGTCTGCCCTGCGGTGCTCCGTCGCCCATTCCGTTCTCCCTTGTCCGAGGCATGTGCTGCCCGCCCTTGTCCGAGGACGGAATCCCCGATCCCCATGTGTTGAACTACTAAAACACACCAGCCACTTATCCAAGTGAGTTGTCCGATCCGATCCGGGAAGGTGCCCACCCGTCCTCTCCCAGCCCTTCGTCCAGATTCCTTCCTCCGTTCAATTAAAGAGCAGTAAGTTGGGTTCAGAGAGCACGCACGTGGCTGTGCAGGCCACAGCAGTTCTATAATAAGGAGGGAAGATCAGCTCGATTTGATACTTGATTTCCGTTCCTCCCAAGGCTTCTGCCCCAAGCGCTACCTCGTGGACAAGGAGAACGCACCTTGCGTGTGGTGTGCCCCTTGCAAGGCCCACTGTTACAACACCCCACCGAAATGCTGTTGCTAGGGTCACATCCGTGGATCTGCTTGTGAAGTTATTTCTCCATATTTCTCCCCTTTGCAATTCCCGAGTAAGTAGGTGCGGTTCCTGACCCACTCATCCGTGCTTATTGTTATCTTTCCCAGGTGGCTTCTAATGACTCTTAGTTGAGCGATGTCAATGCTTCTGTGCCATGTCCTAACCAAAATGGTGTGAAATCGACGGGACATGTTGAGCAAGCAATGTCCTTTAACTTAAGCCCAATAGAAGCAAGCGCAAGTCAGGAAATCCAAGGAAGATTTCTCTGTCAAAAGGACTGAAGGAGGAATGAAGGTGGCAACTTCTGGTAGCACGgcatttcaaaattttaaaaccattGGAAACCAATTTAGGCAATAAAATTATAAGTTATCTATTACGATGGTTGTTTTGAGTCTTGCCCATCTTCACATTCAGCATTGCATAGTTTTTCCTTTTATATGGATGCATGTCCATGGAGACACATAAACGAAGTCTGCATATTCGAATCCTGTGCATCTTTGGGGTTTTCCCTTATATGGCACACAAagatgcctatatcttccccaattctcatccgattcacaagcggagtaccttaaacgatttttagatcgatttcccaccaggCTGCATCGAAATCCTGcgacaaattatttttaagattttttgaccatttttcgtgatggtttttttgatgattttttgtaaccccttaaaatttttcgtgatggtttttttgatgatttttttaaaccccttaaaaatggggtttacGCTGTAGGCCACCTATCTTCTCCAATCCCAGCCCGAAGAGTGTATTCAAGTCGACAGTTTGTATCGATAGTCGACAAGTGTATGAAATCCACAAAAAGTAGtttttcgtttatttattcaattaCTAAAGCAACAGAAAAGAAATAATTGGCTCATATTTATGTTACTTGCTAGTgttattcaaaaaagtttacaaTTAttgattataaatatattatatttatttccatATTTCTTTCAATCGTTGATATTACGCTTTTCTGTAGTTTTCTGCTGAAACAGTTGCACTAAATTAAAGGCTCTCAATATTTTTCCagatagaaaaataataatcataggactttttattaaataaacttGCAGGATGTTCCCGTTTTGTATAAgattaacatttaaaatttatttatttagttctTTGTACAAATTGAACGATCCTAGGAAATGTGGAGAACACAAGGAATTTCGGGTGTGttgtaaaattaattaatacaaACTAAATTCAACTGACAGAAACTAATGATCGTAATTACAAGGCTGTTTAATCAAATaagataaatattaaaaataacaacttaTGGCATTAGACAAGCCAAAAGCTATAACAACAGTTGCAGGTGGACGATTTAAACTTTGATTTCATGATTTTGTTAAACTTTACTCGTTCGTGTTGGGCCAGAATTTCGGATTCAATTGACACTCGGATAATTCCTctcatataaatatatacaatactCTTGAAAACCTAAAGATACTAGCTCCATATACTCTCTTTATATGCAAATACGTGTATTTTTCTCGCGGCTATGTAGATGGTAGTTGGTCTGCGATGAGGCTGCCATATCCTCGTCTAGCATATGGCTAGTGTTTGTGGTGGCGATCACAAAGATTCCGGCACGATCTCCAGGCGTTTAATCCACGACAACCTGGAAGGTCACCGAGCCCATGCGATCGCGAGCGCTGCCGCTGTAGATGACGTTCTTGGCCCAAGCTCGGCACTCGATGTCCAGCATTTGACCCTTGGGCGGGGCGATAAACTGCACGGCGACCAAAGGACTCAGGTAGCCTGGCTGGTTCAGGAACGGGTAGTAGTAGTTGGGGAATCCCTGGGTAGGGAAGTATTTGATGTTCGCGAAGTTCTCCTTGTCCTTGCCCAAGTGTCCATTGCAGCTCACCCAGACTTGTTTGCGCttaaaagtgaaaattttaaattaaatatttggaaaGCTGTTAAGGAGGGTTAAAGATTTCTTACCTCTTCGGGTTTCGTGGCGTTGATGTAGTTCTTCAGATCGTCGGGCATGTCCTTTTGTGCTTCCTCGTACACCTGAGGCTCCCAACCAAAGATCTTGTTCAGCTTGAGGAATATGCAGGGCTGGTTGGACTTGTAGCCGTAGCTATTGGCCTTGGAGCAATCACCGAAAGTATCGATGTTCACGACGCACACATCGCTGGGATCgttcttttggccaaaattgcAGTGCTTCATGTCGCGGCCCTCAGTGTGGTTATAGTCTAGTAAGAAATTGTAACTatgatgattttttttcaagaataGAGAATGACTAGCTTACCCCGAAGAAAGTCATCAATCAACTCGATCCAGTAGTTGCTCTCGGCTGGCTTCTTGCTGTCGAACTCAATGACAGAGCCACGTTCAGTCTGCTCGCTCAGGGGACGGAATCCCAAGCCTGGATTGGTGCCTATCAGCGAGTCATGAAGCTTCCACTTGGGCTCAGTATCGCTGATGGTGGACAACAGTCCTTGCATGCAGATGGTGAACAGGGCCGCCAGGATGATGTAGAAAATGGTGTAGAACAACAAGAGCTGACCTGATAAAGGATTAAAGaaggaaaaaattaataaaaatatttatcgcCCTGCTACGATGTGATTCTTTCGAAAACTGGATAATGGGGCACCTAAGAATGGGGCCAGGGCTTATGCAATCCAAATGGACATGCAGATAATCGACCGCTTACGCCGACTGCAGTAagtaatacaaaaaaacaacaaacagagTAAACAATCGGACCGGACCGGCATTTGTCTGTATTTCAATGTCATTACCATTGACGACTCAGCTAGAATCGGACGGATATGGACGCCTTGTGGGGTATCGACTGTTTGTCACTTTCGCTGCGGTCACTGGACACCGAGCATCGGTGCCGGACCCGGACCCGGACTTGGCCAAGCCCCACAGTAATTGCATAAGTAAGCGACCACACCGACAAACCGAATTTGACAGCACACCCTATAAACTGGAAAAGCAAACGAATTAACGACTGGCCATCGGAGCTCAAATTCCCAAACAAATTAATCGTATGAATGAATATCGAATACAATGGGCGCCACAGTCCAGGGTACAGTAGGCCACAAAAGAAGCAAGAGGAAGTCGATCGACACTAGATTCTATTGATCTGTTAGATCATCTAGGgaaatcatttattttaatctaATTTGAAGAATAACTGGGCCTTTGGGAAATGGAATTAGAACTTAGATAACTTTCCGGAAAGTTAGTTTCCTTTCAACTTGACTATTCTATCAATCAAACTGAAAATTCATGTCCATCAATAAAATATGTAGGCTTCGTCGAACCTATCAGCGAAAATCGATGACCATTGCAGTTGGCTGATAAAGGCCTTTCATATTTAAGTTTTCAATTGCGCATGAAACTTTGAAAGCCGGCCCGGGCGGCTTGTTGCTAagtaaaaatggaaaataattgtGCTCAAGTACAAGGAAATAAGTTTGGCAATGACCACAGCGCCAGGGACAGACATAGACACAGGCAGTGTGACGCCAGCCGCCAGCCAGGCTGACAGTTGTCCGTCCATGGTACCACCACCAACCACCTAGTCGCCCAattaccaccaccaccaatcCGAGTCGTCATCCGCCTCGGCAAGGTGGGACAGGGCGGCAGACTATGGTGGCCTGTGGCGCGCTGGTAACCAATATCCGATGTATAATGAATTCTGCCCTACATGCTTACGATTACATGACGGCAGAGTCCCTAAACATTCTTATGTCTTCGCCGAGTGAGGCATTACACCAGTAGACTCTCTCTTTCATGAGTTCCTCAGTTCCTCCATCAATGCCTCCTGAAATCGATAAGTCTACTCCACTCCAACGACTTGTGGACAGAAACTTGCAATTGACGATTACTGACATGTCCCTCACAGTAAGTGAGTAGTAAACAGACTTCAATCATGAATATATTCATCGcatttgtttgcatttgttgTGGGACAGATGGCATATAGATGACCGACCCATGGGGGTATTGCATTAGTCGCACTTGttattcataaattattttatagaaCATTTATGGTAGAAACTTCAAAAAAATGTGTTGAATATTGTGAGTATTTTTGAATGCCAAGTGATATTCATATTTTGACACATTTATGGGCGTTTCGCCTTGAaatataaataagaaaaaataaacttgaaaTAGACATTAGCGTCTGGCAGACATAGAGGTCAGCTACCCCGAAAAGATGAGAAATGAGAGAAATCTTTGGCAAGAAAGAACATTGCCAAGTCGAGAGTGCAGTCGAGAGGGCTCTGCTTGTGCCTCAGAGTTACTTAATACTTATATAAAAGTCAAATAAGATGTCGACGGGATGTGTATCAAGTTTATGCATAACAGTAACCGCTACTCAAGGCGGAAACTTATTTTATATGGCATACCATACCCCCACCCATACCAGGCCCGGTCAATTGTGCAACCAGTTCCAGGGTGGTGCAACTGACCAAGTTTGAATAATAACACTTGACATTCGTGAAGGCAGGGAGGGAAGGCAGAGCAGTTTCCTTGGCTTATCCTTATCCCTTAGCCTTGCCTGTGCGTGGGACTGCTGGTGCGGTAAACAAACTTTAAGGGCCCGTGACCCATATAGAAAGGAACTGGCCGCTCCCATTCCACCTAGAGAGGCCCAACCCCCTGAAACTGTGGTAATGCTAGAAGCTTTGCATGACCAACGATTGATAGACCTGCTCCATGTGGCGCTTGTCGTCATCCAAGCGGGCCCACCAAGGCCGACCCAGTTAATAATTTAGTTACGTGCTGGACGCACATATGGACAAGATTCAGGACACTTTTTCGCGCCTTCCGTGGCCACCAAAAACGCTAGTAATAGCTCCGGCCCTCTGCAAGGGGCTTCTTTAACACGTCTGACCACAAATCGTGTCGTTGTGGGAAATCAGATAAGGACTTGCACATGTGCAGCAGGAACTCATTTGTTTAATGAACGGACAGGGAGCTTAATGCTGTTTTGATTAGagctcttaaaaaaatagattaaatatatgtatattaaaaaagGATATTATTTCTACACCCAAGGGGTTCTACTAATAGAAATATTAATAGAAAATGTAAAGAAGAAGTCTTGatgattttatataaattcttTTCCAGGATAAGCAACAACTATGACGccattaagaaaaagaaaatgagaATAAGTATGCAACTTGTTGGTCTCTGTCATCATTATATCTTCCCCCCAGATTCAGATCCAGTGGGTCACGTCACTGCCCCAACCTCCGTTCCCAATAAGCCATCCCGAATTCCGTCTCTGTGGCGCCGCTTTTGTTGGTTGGGGCACGCCCCACCCTTTGTGAATGCGTCAGCATCCCAgacaccacacacacatacacacaccaACACCTACACTCGTATAGCCAGGATCCTTCTCTTTCCGTTTGGTGTATGCTTAGAGCCTATAGCATACTTTGCGGCATTTTAAGTGAATTAATTTCATGTGCTAACAGGAGATGGAGATGCCG
This is a stretch of genomic DNA from Drosophila bipectinata strain 14024-0381.07 unplaced genomic scaffold, DbipHiC1v2 scaffold_249, whole genome shotgun sequence. It encodes these proteins:
- the LOC138927413 gene encoding male-specific sperm protein Mst84Dd-like, whose amino-acid sequence is MPCCQPCCGPACCYPCNNVPCCGPHSPPCGAPSPIPCSPAPGMCCPPLPEGGIPDPRVWNYYNTPVTYPCGF
- the LOC138927410 gene encoding sodium/potassium-transporting ATPase subunit beta-1, encoding MSKNNGKGGKGEFEFPQPAKKQTFGEMIYSPQDGTFFGRTGKNWSQLLLFYTIFYIILAALFTICMQGLLSTISDTEPKWKLHDSLIGTNPGLGFRPLSEQTERGSVIEFDSKKPAESNYWIELIDDFLRDYNHTEGRDMKHCNFGQKNDPSDVCVVNIDTFGDCSKANSYGYKSNQPCIFLKLNKIFGWEPQVYEEAQKDMPDDLKNYINATKPEERKQVWVSCNGHLGKDKENFANIKYFPTQGFPNYYYPFLNQPGYLSPLVAVQFIAPPKGQMLDIECRAWAKNVIYSGSARDRMGSVTFQVVVD